The Wolbachia endosymbiont of Ctenocephalides felis wCfeT genomic interval GGCTCCTGCTCATACGGTGTCTTGATTTTAAAGAGCTTTTCTGGTGTCATTCAAGCACCCAATACTGTAATGACACCACTTTAACACAATGTAATATAGTAGTGTTGATCTTTTAAAGTATAGTTTAGCTCAAATACTTATAATGATTTACCATCTTTTAATTTATTTAGTATAATAGGCTTAAGTTTATAAGAGAATAAAGTTGAAAAAATTGGCAAAGCCAAACAAAAATTGGATCGTAAGAACAGGAAGATCTTTATCTTCACTGTTCTTTCTATTGCTCATTGCACTCTCAATACGCAGTTTCTTATTTGAACCATTTCATATACCATCTGGTTCGATGAAAAGTACTCTACTTGAAGGTGATTACATTTTTGCCAACAAATATTCATACGGTTACAGCAAGCACTCCTTGCCATTTTCTCCAAATATTTTCATTGGTAGAATTTTTTATACTCCACCAAAAAGCGGTGACATAATAGTTTTCAAGCCCACAGGGAAAGACATTCGATTTGTAAAGCGAGTAATAGGTGTGCCAGGTGATAAGGTGCAGATGATAGATGGAGAATTATACCTAAACGATAAAAAGATAGAACGAAAGCTGATTAAGAACTTCTTTGATCATGACTCAAATCGCAAGATACCTCAGTACATGGAAACGCTTTCAAACGATAAAAAACATGAAATTTTAATAGATAATACTCCTAATAAATTTTCATATGACACTCCAGTTTATCACGTACCTGAAGACCATTTTTTCGTTATGGGAGATAACAGAAACAACTCCTTAGATAGCAGATTTCCTGAAATTGGTTTTATACCAATGGAAAACATTATTGGGCGTGTGGGTATGGTTGGGTTATCATTCAAACTTGAAAAGGTTGATTGGCTACCATTTAACTTTAGACTGCCCATTGCTTTAAGACTAGACAGAATACTGCACAAAGTTGTGTAAAGAAAAGAAAAAAGCTGCTATAACTTCAGAAAAATATCACAGATGAAATGAAGGTCTTATTAGCATTCCTAATGCAAATCGTGTTCAGTTTGTCATTGTTTGCAGCCGATCCTATTTTACTAAACTGCATCGAAACTCCAGAGATACAAGATCTTGATGCAAGGCCAAAAACTTTTAATCCATCAAATAATTTAAGAAGAAAATCCGGCTCTCCAGAAAGTGCTGCAGGAGAACTAATACACATAGTAGGCAGAATTACTGATGTAAATTGTTTACCCATACAACACGCAGTAGTTTCCATATGGCATGCAAATTCACGTGGTTTCAATCATCATGATGAAAATATTGGTAAAAATAAGTTTGATCCCAACTTTACTGGATCCGGGAGATTTGTAGTGAATAATCTTGGCTATTACAATTTTATAACAATAGCACCTGGCAGAAGTCATGATAGAGCGCCACATATTAATTTTTTAGTACAGCACCCAGATTTTCCAGAATTTACGACACAAATGTTTTTTTCTGATCATAATTGCAAAAATTGCACTGACCCTGCTCTTACAAATCTTATTGAAAGTGGATTTGCAAGCCTACTCATAGTGCCCTTTACTTATAATGATCAAGCTATAAAAACTTATACGTTTAATATTACCTTAGGTGGATATAATAAATTTTCTGGTAAGAAATAAGACTTGCATTTTTCTGGCCAATTTGGTAAACATTACCCTAAATAAAATACGGAGCTATAAATAATGAAGGTAATAATTTCTAAAATTTCATCAGATTTTAAAACAATTGTCACAGGCCTCTTTGAAGACGACAAATCTATAAGTGATTATGGAATTTTGCAAGGAAAGCAAGTTATAGACAACATAAAGCAATTCAGTAATTTCAATGGAAGCTTCGGTGAGTTTTTCTCTATCACTTCGCCAGAAGGAAAAAATATTATCGTCGTTGGACTGGGCAAAAAAGACGAGTGGAATGAAAATAAGGAATTAAATATTGGTGGTAAAATATATTGTGAGCTTAGCAGACTCAAAATCAAGAAAGCAGCAATTTTAATAGAGGGCAACTCAGCAAATATTGCATATGGCGCATTTTTACGTAGCTTTAAGTTTGATAAATATAAAACCAAAAAAGATGAAAAAATTGTAGAAGTAGAGGAAATCGCAGTACTGGCAAAGGATGAACAGTTGAGTGATGCAGAAAAATTATTTGAATGTTTAAGACAGGAAGGAGAGGGTATATTTTTTGCACGCTCCTTAATAACAGAACCACCTAATGTTTTGTACCCAGAATCTTATGCTGATCGCATTAAAGATGAACTAGCCAAGTTAGGATTGGAAATTGAAGTGCTAGATAAAAAGCAGATGGAAAAGGAAAACATGGGAGCACTGCTTGGAGTTGCCCAAGGTAGTAGTAAAGAGCCAAAACTAGTGATCATAAAGTGGGATGGCACAGAGAAAAAAGAGAAGCCGATTGCTTTTGTTGGTAAGGGTATAACGTTTGATACTGGCGGAATATCGCTCAAGCCTTCTCGCGGTATGGAGTCGATGAAGTATGATATGGCAGGTTCTGCTGCTGTAGTTGGTGTAATGCATGCTCTTGCAGGAAGAAAAGCAAAAGTGAACGCTATAGGTGTGGTTGCACTTGCAGAAAATGCAGTAGATGGAAATGCGCAAAGGCCAAGTGATGTAGTCACTTCAATGTCCGGACAGACAATAGAGGTATTAAACACTGATGCAGAAGGCAGATTAATACTCGCAGATGCTTTATGGTATACGCAAGATAGATTTTCGCCAAAATTCATAATAGACCTTGCCACTTTAACTGGTGCCATCGTTGTTGCACTTGGTAATAATGAATATGCTGGTCTTTTTTCAAACAATGATGAATTGGCAAACAATTTAATTGACGCAGGAATTGAAGTAAATGAAAAATTATGGCGTTTTCCTATGAATGAGGCTTATGATAAAATTATAGATTCGCCAATTGCTGATGTGCAAAATATTGCTCCTGCAGGCTCAGGTGGCGATAGCATAACGGCTGCACAATTTTTGCAGCGTTTTGTAAACAATGTTTGTTGGGCACATTTGGACATTGCTGGTTCCGCATGGCATGAAAAAGGCACTGACATTTCTCCAAAAGGAGCAGTAGGCTTTGGTATCAGACTGCTAAATAAGTTAGTTGAAAAATATTATGAGGTGAATAGCTAAAGCTTTCATTACAGATAAATGTATAGATCTTTTACTGTACTTCCGTTATAATAAGTGTCTTGCCAAAATTGAGTATTAATGAACGAATTAAGAAAGTTAAGTATTACACAAATGCATGATGGACTCAAAAAAAAGAGTTTTTCTGCAGTTGAATTAGTGAAAGCACATATTGATGCAGTTGAAAGTGAAAAATTAAATGCATTTATAACAAAAACTCCAGAGGTAGCAATAAAAGCTGCAAAAGTTGCAGATGAGTGTTTTTCAAAACAAACAGATAGAATCTCGCCACTCATGGGCATACCAGTTGGTGTTAAAGATTTATTTTGCACAAAAGGAATAAAGACAACTGCGTGTTCAAGAATGCTGGAAAATTTTGTTCCAACTTATGAATCCACAGTTTATGATTTGCTCCTAAAGAGTGGAGCAGCAATGCTCGGCAAGCTTAATATGGACGAGTTTGCTATGGGCTCTGCAAATACAAATAGTTATTTTGGCCCTGTTGAAAATGTTTGGACGCGTAAAAGCGATGGAGAAAAAGTTGTCCCTGGCGGTTCATCCGGCGGTTCTGCAGCATCAGTTGCTGGATTTTTGTGTGCAGGAGCACTTGGAAGTGACACTGGTGGATCTGTGCGTCAACCGGCAGCTTATTGTGGAGTGGTAGGAGTCAAACCAACTTATGGCAGGTGTTCACGCTATGGCATGATTGCATTTGCAAGTTCTCTTGATCAAGCGGGAGTTATTACACGTTCTGTTTCTGATTCAGCGCTAATTCTGGAAGCAATTTGTGGTTATGACAAAAAAGACTCAACATCCAGTGAAAGACCTGTACCTAAATTTTCTAATCTGATAAATGGTGATATTAAAGGCAAGCGTATTGGTATACCAAAAGAATACAGGATGGATGGCACTTCAGATGAAATCGTTCATCATTGGGAAAAAGTTACTTCCTATTTAAAAGAAAATGGAGCAGAAATTGTAGATATTACTCTGCCACACACTAAATATGCCATACCTGTTTATTACCTAATTTGCTCTGCTGAAACTTCGTCTAATCTTGCTCGTTATGATGGTGTACGTTATGGATTTAGAGTTGATGCTGATACTCTTGAGGAAATGTATTCACTGACAAGAGCAGAAGGTTTTGGAAGAGAAGTAAAGAGAAGAATTTTAATTGGCGCATATGCACTTTCTTCAGGCCATTACAATGAATACTATGAAAAAGCGCAATGTATTAGAGCGCTAATCAGGAATGATTTCGTAAAAGCATTCGAAAAAATAGATTATATACTTGTACCATCTGCTCCAACGGAAGCTTTTGGCTTGAACGAAAAACCAGATCCACTGATGATGTGCATTAATGATGTATTTACCGTACCAGCAAGTCTAGCAGGACTGCCTGCAATGTCCGTTCCTGTTGGACTTTCAAACGAAGGACTACCTCTTGCACTACAAGTTATTGGTAACTACTACGATGAGGCTGGAATATTAAATGTAGCAAGTGTGATAGAGCAGAACTGCGGTAGGGTAGTTGAGTCGCGATAGATTATAAGCTTGTATTTTCCTCAACTTATATTTATAATTAAGCTAAATTTACTAATAAACTATCAAATAATGCTAAGACTTTTATTTGTATCCATTCAGCCGGGCGGTAAAATAAAGAGTAGACAAGGAATGCTAAAAAGGTAAACTAGAGTGGCTATGAGGTAATATGGTTGATCTTTTAGAATTTTGCGAAAGTTTAAGCAGACTATAGAAAAGTTAGAAACAAAAATAGAAGAGCTTAAAGCAGAAAATAAAGCGCTAAGGATCGAAAACGCTGAGTTAAAAGAAAGGCTTGGCTTAAGTTCAAAAAATTCATCTATACCAAGCTCCAAAGAATTATATAAGATGAGGGAAAATAAGCCAAAAAGTGACAGGAAAGTAGGAGCACAGGTTGGACATAAAGGCAGTTACCGCCCTAAAATGGAGGCAGATGAGATGGTAAAAATAGAACTGCCCAATACGTGTGAGTGCAGAGGAGAAATTGCGGTATCAAAAGATCCGTATACTCATCAAAAGGTCGATTTGCCGGAAATCAAGCCGTATGTAGTTGAATATCAACTAGAGCATGGACGTTGCAAAAGATGTGGAAAAAGAAAAAGTAGCAAGCTACAAGAAGGAGTAACTGCGGACACATTTGGTCCAAGAGTTAAGTCAGTAATTGCAGCATTAAGTGGATTTTACAAGAATTCGAAAAAAGAAGTGGCAAATATTATAAAGGACATTTTCAACCTGGATATCAGCGTCGGTAGTGTATCAAATAGCGAGGCTAGAGTGGCAGAAAAATGCCAAGAAGCATATGAGCAAATTGAGGAAGAGGTAAGCAAGAGCAAAATTTTACATATCGATGAAACTAGCCATTACAACAAAGGTAAACAGGGCTGGTGCTGGATGTTTGCGAGCAAAATAGGAAGTGTGATCAAATTGACAGAGTCAAGAGGGATGAAAGTCCTGGAAAATAGTAAATTTGGAAAGAATAACAACCTAGTAGTGACCGACAGATATGCAGCTTACAACTACTTTTCCAGCAAGAAAAGGCAGGTCTGTTGGGCACATTTAGCAAGAGATTTTGAAAGGTTGTCTCATAGTTGGAATAGCGAAGTGAAAGTTTTGGGGTATTATTTAAGGAATGTTGCTACTGAATTATTTGCATTGAAAAAAGCTCTGTTAAAGGATGAAATAGACACATTAAGGTTCATAAGAAGAGCAAGAAAATTACGCAAGCGAACGAGATATTACTTAAAGAATATATCAAATTTACCCGAGGCAATTGGAGCGTCTCGAGTAGCAAAAAATATCATGAAATCGGATCTGATGATGTGGAAATTTTTGGACGATCCAGAAAATATTCCACTGACAAACAACTATGCTGAGCGACAGATTCGGCATTACGTTGTTTACCGAAAAGTTTCATATTTTACACAATCGAAACGGGGAAATATGTTTCTTGAGAGGATAATTTCATTGTACTTGACTTGGAGGCAAAAGAAGTTAAATCCTTTTCAAAACCTACTGGCTATTGCTTCTTAAGCCATACACCTGAATGGATACTCTAGCGCAGCAAAAATGGAAGAAGAAGGTCTGGATGCACCACTTGCTACAACATATTCTACCCCCATATCAATTTCTGATACAGTCCTGTCATAATAACGATAAGCAAGGTATTCAGCTGTTTTATTTCTTTTATTTTTAATGTCAACATCAGCACCATTACGGTATAGCAGCTTTATTACATCTGTACATCTGGATGCAATAGCCAAATGCATAGGAGTGTTACCCTCTTTATCTTGACCATTAATTTCTGCACCATATTTTATGAGAAGATCCACCATTGATACACTATCTCTTACAGCAGCAAAGTGTAATGGTTTATAGCCTTTTATGTTGAATCTCTTGCCATCAATATATGCATTTGGGTTAATGCCGTGTTTCAGTAGAATTTCTGCTTTTTCCGTACTATCGTAATATATAGCCAAACCCAAAAGGCTATAGCTATCATGCCCAAACGTACCACTAATATTAGCACCCTTGCTAGCCAGCAGTTCCACCATTTCTTTAGAGCCATCCCTAATTGCATAATATATAGGCGGTTTATAACGATAACCCTGTAAGTTAATGTTAGCACCATTCTCAATTAAAACTCTTGCTATCTCTACGTTTTCACCTTTGACTGCGTATACTAAAGGTGATCCCAGATCTCCATCTTTAACATCAATAACCCTGGAAAGAACACCTTGACTTTTTGCCTTTTCAATGCAGTCTTTAACCTCCTGAAGATCATTCCTTAGTACTGCGTCGCGTAGCTCCCACCATTTTATAGTTTCTCTAGTTTCTACCATAAAAGCCTCCATTATAGTAATCACCCGATTATACCATAATACATTAATACATACTAGTAAATTTTATGCAAAACATATGCGATTTACAGACTTTTAATACTTTGAAGATGAAAAGCAAGAAAATCCTGTGCTTAAGCTGATTGGGATTTTCCTCACTTTTCCATTCTTTGCTAATTCATAGTTACGGTATTATTTCTAGCTACTTTAGATATTGTTGTACTACTTAATGAGCTTTTAGGGCCAAACTTATCAATTGCTGCCTTGAATGTCCTCTCTATAGCATCAAGTTTTCTTTCTTGGATTTCTTTTTTAGTTAGAGGCAAGTTGTCTACTTGCCTTGAGTATTTTACTCCTGTAAAATATCCCACTACTAAGCTAGCAAATTGAACCATTCCGTTAAAGTTATCCTGTAGAGCACTGAACGTGCTTTCGCTTAAAGTAGTAAACTGCCGATTGAAAGGCAAAGCAGGAGTGTTTCGAAATAAGCTATTGAGTGCAGAAAAAGTTGAAGTTTTAACTGTACTTAAGATAGAAGAAGATCTAAATGAACAATTTGGTACAGCTTTTGTCTGTACAGAATGATCTGAACTAACATCTGCCCCTTCTGCAGCAATTTCCTTTACGGTTTTGCCATGATAGTAATCATGAGCAAGGTCTGCAGCTGTTTCCCCTTTGTTATTTTTAATATTATCAACATCGGCACCATTCTGGTATAGCAGTTTTATTATATCTGTATATTCGTATGTAACAGCATCATGTAGAGGAGTGTCACCCCATTCATTTTGAGCATTAACTTCTGCACCATATTTTATAAGAAGGTCCACCATCTGTGGATTCTTTTTTGCAACAGCAAAGTGTAATAATGTATCGTCTTTTCTGTTGTTATAAAAAATAATTTTTGAATTTGCAATAATCTTTGCATTTTGACTAGTACGGTGCTTAAGCAACACTTTTGCTTTTTCCGTATTACCGTCATTTACAGCCCACCCCAAAAGACTATAGTTATTATAACCATTTGTAAACTTACCAGTAATCTTTAGCACCATTGCTAACTAGCAGCTCTAACATTTCTTTAGAACCATTTCTAACTGCATAATATATAGGTGGATGGCGAAGATAATCCTTGAATATTAATGTCAGCACCATTTTCAATTAAAAATCTCGCTATTTCCAAATTTTCATTTTTAACAGCCCTTTCTAGAGGTGATTTATCATTTCTATCTTTAAAATTAATAATTCTAATAACCCCCTTACTTTTTGCTTTTATAATGCATTCTTTAACCTCTTGAAGGTTATTTTCTTTTATTGCGTTATATAGCTTATTGCTTAATTGCATAGTTTCTCTAGTCTCTACCATAACAACACCTCTATTATAGTTATTACATAATTCGATTTTACCATAACATGCCAACATATGCTAGTAAATTTTATGGAAAGTCGATGCGGTTTATAGAATTTTAATACTTGGAAGATGAAAAGCTTAAGCAAGCCAGCGGTATAGACAAATTTTTGAAAACTTTTACTAGAGATTCCGTTAAATGTTCTACCATTTCATCGGTATGATAAGGTGTAGGGGTAATGCGAAAACGCTCAGTTCCTCTTGGAACGGTTGGATAATTTATATGTTGAACATAAATTTCATATTCATCAAACAATAATTTTGACGCTTCTTTTGATAACTCTGGATCACCAATTATTATTGGAATTATGTGAGTTTCTGTTGCAATAAAATTAATTCCTGCGTTTTGTAGTGAGTTTTTTACCTTTTTTACCACTTGCTTTTGTTTCTCTCTTTCAGCATTGCTAGACTTTAAATGCTCAATGCTTGCTTTTGCTGCTGCTGCCAGGACGGGTGACATAGCGGTAGTAAAGATAAATCCCGGAGCTGAGCTTCTAATTACGTCCACCAAATTCTTTGAAGATGCTATATATCCACCCATCACCCCAAAAGCCTTTGACAACGTTCCTTGAATAATTGTTACTCTGTTCATTAAATTTTCTCTTTCTGCAATACCACCACCACGTGGGCCATACATACCAACTGCATGTACTTCATCCAAATAGGTAATTGCATTGTACTGATCTGCAAGATCGCATATTTCTTTAAGTGGTGCTACATCACCATCCATTGAATACACAGACTCAAGAGCTATTATTTTTGGTGTTTTTCTATCTACGGAGTTTAGTAGCTGCTCCAAGTGACTAACATCATTATGTTTAAATATATACTTTGGTCTTCTTCCTGCTTTGATACCTTCTATCATTGAGGAATGGTTTTTTTCATCAGAAAAAATGACTACATCAGGAATAACAGATGACAAAGTGCTAAGTGTAGTCTGATTAGCCAAATACCCACAAGGAAAGGTTAAAGCAGATTCTTTTTGATGAAGGTCTGCTAAAGATTTTTCGAGTTCAACGATTTCTTTTGTTGTGCCAGATATATTCCTTGTACCTCCTGCACCAACAGGCGCATTTTGAATAGCAGCAGTAACATTTTCATTCTGTGACATTCCCAGATAATTATTACTGCACCAAACGATGACTTCTCTATTTCTTTCATAGTCCATAATATAGGGAAGTCTGCCAGGTAATGAAGCAAAGTGCGTAAACTCACGATAACGCCCTTCGTTTTTTATATCTTTAATTTTATTTAAG includes:
- the lepB gene encoding signal peptidase I — encoded protein: MKKLAKPNKNWIVRTGRSLSSLFFLLLIALSIRSFLFEPFHIPSGSMKSTLLEGDYIFANKYSYGYSKHSLPFSPNIFIGRIFYTPPKSGDIIVFKPTGKDIRFVKRVIGVPGDKVQMIDGELYLNDKKIERKLIKNFFDHDSNRKIPQYMETLSNDKKHEILIDNTPNKFSYDTPVYHVPEDHFFVMGDNRNNSLDSRFPEIGFIPMENIIGRVGMVGLSFKLEKVDWLPFNFRLPIALRLDRILHKVV
- a CDS encoding protocatechuate 3,4-dioxygenase; this translates as MKVLLAFLMQIVFSLSLFAADPILLNCIETPEIQDLDARPKTFNPSNNLRRKSGSPESAAGELIHIVGRITDVNCLPIQHAVVSIWHANSRGFNHHDENIGKNKFDPNFTGSGRFVVNNLGYYNFITIAPGRSHDRAPHINFLVQHPDFPEFTTQMFFSDHNCKNCTDPALTNLIESGFASLLIVPFTYNDQAIKTYTFNITLGGYNKFSGKK
- a CDS encoding leucyl aminopeptidase; the protein is MKVIISKISSDFKTIVTGLFEDDKSISDYGILQGKQVIDNIKQFSNFNGSFGEFFSITSPEGKNIIVVGLGKKDEWNENKELNIGGKIYCELSRLKIKKAAILIEGNSANIAYGAFLRSFKFDKYKTKKDEKIVEVEEIAVLAKDEQLSDAEKLFECLRQEGEGIFFARSLITEPPNVLYPESYADRIKDELAKLGLEIEVLDKKQMEKENMGALLGVAQGSSKEPKLVIIKWDGTEKKEKPIAFVGKGITFDTGGISLKPSRGMESMKYDMAGSAAVVGVMHALAGRKAKVNAIGVVALAENAVDGNAQRPSDVVTSMSGQTIEVLNTDAEGRLILADALWYTQDRFSPKFIIDLATLTGAIVVALGNNEYAGLFSNNDELANNLIDAGIEVNEKLWRFPMNEAYDKIIDSPIADVQNIAPAGSGGDSITAAQFLQRFVNNVCWAHLDIAGSAWHEKGTDISPKGAVGFGIRLLNKLVEKYYEVNS
- the gatA gene encoding Asp-tRNA(Asn)/Glu-tRNA(Gln) amidotransferase subunit GatA, which codes for MNELRKLSITQMHDGLKKKSFSAVELVKAHIDAVESEKLNAFITKTPEVAIKAAKVADECFSKQTDRISPLMGIPVGVKDLFCTKGIKTTACSRMLENFVPTYESTVYDLLLKSGAAMLGKLNMDEFAMGSANTNSYFGPVENVWTRKSDGEKVVPGGSSGGSAASVAGFLCAGALGSDTGGSVRQPAAYCGVVGVKPTYGRCSRYGMIAFASSLDQAGVITRSVSDSALILEAICGYDKKDSTSSERPVPKFSNLINGDIKGKRIGIPKEYRMDGTSDEIVHHWEKVTSYLKENGAEIVDITLPHTKYAIPVYYLICSAETSSNLARYDGVRYGFRVDADTLEEMYSLTRAEGFGREVKRRILIGAYALSSGHYNEYYEKAQCIRALIRNDFVKAFEKIDYILVPSAPTEAFGLNEKPDPLMMCINDVFTVPASLAGLPAMSVPVGLSNEGLPLALQVIGNYYDEAGILNVASVIEQNCGRVVESR
- a CDS encoding ankyrin repeat domain-containing protein → MVETRETIKWWELRDAVLRNDLQEVKDCIEKAKSQGVLSRVIDVKDGDLGSPLVYAVKGENVEIARVLIENGANINLQGYRYKPPIYYAIRDGSKEMVELLASKGANISGTFGHDSYSLLGLAIYYDSTEKAEILLKHGINPNAYIDGKRFNIKGYKPLHFAAVRDSVSMVDLLIKYGAEINGQDKEGNTPMHLAIASRCTDVIKLLYRNGADVDIKNKRNKTAEYLAYRYYDRTVSEIDMGVEYVVASGASRPSSSIFAALEYPFRCMA
- a CDS encoding ankyrin repeat domain-containing protein — its product is MVLKITGKFTNGYNNYSLLGWAVNDGNTEKAKVLLKHRTSQNAKIIANSKIIFYNNRKDDTLLHFAVAKKNPQMVDLLIKYGAEVNAQNEWGDTPLHDAVTYEYTDIIKLLYQNGADVDNIKNNKGETAADLAHDYYHGKTVKEIAAEGADVSSDHSVQTKAVPNCSFRSSSILSTVKTSTFSALNSLFRNTPALPFNRQFTTLSESTFSALQDNFNGMVQFASLVVGYFTGVKYSRQVDNLPLTKKEIQERKLDAIERTFKAAIDKFGPKSSLSSTTISKVARNNTVTMN
- a CDS encoding ankyrin repeat domain-containing protein — protein: MVETRETMQLSNKLYNAIKENNLQEVKECIIKAKSKGVIRIINFKDRNDKSPLERAVKNENLEIARFLIENGADINIQGLSSPSTYILCS
- the hemA gene encoding 5-aminolevulinate synthase, with amino-acid sequence MVSYEEIFLNKIKDIKNEGRYREFTHFASLPGRLPYIMDYERNREVIVWCSNNYLGMSQNENVTAAIQNAPVGAGGTRNISGTTKEIVELEKSLADLHQKESALTFPCGYLANQTTLSTLSSVIPDVVIFSDEKNHSSMIEGIKAGRRPKYIFKHNDVSHLEQLLNSVDRKTPKIIALESVYSMDGDVAPLKEICDLADQYNAITYLDEVHAVGMYGPRGGGIAERENLMNRVTIIQGTLSKAFGVMGGYIASSKNLVDVIRSSAPGFIFTTAMSPVLAAAAKASIEHLKSSNAEREKQKQVVKKVKNSLQNAGINFIATETHIIPIIIGDPELSKEASKLLFDEYEIYVQHINYPTVPRGTERFRITPTPYHTDEMVEHLTESLVKVFKNLSIPLACLSFSSSKY